One genomic region from Burkholderia latens encodes:
- a CDS encoding DUF4118 domain-containing protein yields the protein MNRPDPDQLLDKLQRDEEKQRRGQLKIFFGASAGVGKTYAMLQAARQRLQDGVDVVVGIVETHGRAETAALLDGFDVLPLAHIEYRGRTLTEFDLDAALARAPQLILVDELAHSNVQGARHLKRWQDVHELLDAGIDVYTTVNVQHLESLNDVVGAITGIRVWETVPDRVFDAADEVTLVDLPAEELLERMRDGKVYLAQQAERAVRNFFRKGNLIALRELALRRTADRVDAQMREYRADRSIQRIWQARERLLVCVGPGPEAPTLVRAAARLAASVKADWIAVYVETPRLQRLPDARRQRTLDALKLAAELGAETATLAGDDALAALIGYAKVRNVSKIVAGGSSKVGLARRFARPFGERLAERAGDVDLMLIRASATDDARAAPRDARARDWRDAFAQFGMRRSPPRHYVYAAAICAAITGVASIVSARLDLTNLVMLYLLGVVFSAVRLGRGPGVLQSFLSVAAFDFFFVPPRMSFSVSDTQYLLTFFGMLLTSLVISHLTSTLTRQASVAQHRERRTGAIYAMARELGAALTTEQIVEIGSRHVSEVFRARVAFLLPDSADQVRQKIEEPDAAVTLTGPELDSDVGQWVYDQQKPAGRGTDTLPATAALYLPLKAPMRTRGVLAVASREPRELEVPEQQRMLDAFAAQIALALERVHYVEIARDALVNMESERLRNSLLSAISHDLRTPLTTIVGFSSMLANGRAARASTDDAAAERAAQREAELVDAIHDEALRMTGIVTNLLDMARLQAGSLQLKRQWSVLEETVGAALAACKRVLARHPVRVALPADLPLLQTDAVLMERLFANLFENAAKYTPADTPIDIGAERVTDDGRAFVRVHVDDYGPGLPPGMETRIFDKFTRGEKESATPGIGLGLAICRAIVDAHGGTIGALNRTGPDGRVAGARFWFTLPVDTPPPAPAVPDDDLDAPGASPSSEPLPDHE from the coding sequence ATGAACCGCCCCGATCCCGACCAACTCCTCGACAAGCTGCAGCGCGATGAAGAAAAGCAGCGGCGCGGCCAGCTGAAGATCTTCTTCGGCGCGTCCGCCGGTGTCGGCAAGACCTACGCGATGCTGCAGGCCGCGCGCCAGCGGCTGCAGGACGGCGTCGACGTCGTCGTCGGGATCGTCGAGACGCACGGCCGCGCCGAAACTGCGGCGCTGCTCGACGGCTTCGACGTGCTGCCGCTCGCGCACATCGAATATCGCGGCCGCACGCTCACGGAGTTCGATCTCGACGCCGCGCTTGCGCGTGCGCCGCAGCTGATCCTCGTCGACGAACTCGCGCATTCGAACGTGCAGGGCGCACGGCATCTGAAGCGCTGGCAGGACGTGCACGAACTGCTCGACGCGGGCATCGACGTGTACACGACGGTCAACGTCCAGCATCTCGAAAGCCTGAACGACGTGGTCGGTGCGATCACCGGCATTCGCGTGTGGGAAACCGTGCCCGATCGTGTATTCGATGCGGCCGACGAGGTCACGCTGGTCGACCTGCCCGCCGAGGAACTGCTCGAGCGGATGCGCGACGGCAAGGTCTATCTCGCGCAGCAGGCCGAGCGCGCGGTGCGCAATTTCTTCCGCAAGGGCAACCTGATCGCATTGCGCGAACTCGCGCTGCGGCGCACGGCCGATCGCGTCGACGCGCAGATGCGAGAGTACCGCGCGGACCGTTCGATCCAGCGCATCTGGCAGGCGCGCGAGCGGTTGCTCGTCTGCGTCGGGCCCGGCCCGGAAGCGCCCACGCTCGTGCGCGCGGCCGCGCGGCTTGCAGCGAGCGTGAAGGCCGACTGGATCGCCGTGTACGTCGAGACGCCGCGGCTGCAGCGGCTGCCCGACGCGCGCCGGCAGCGCACGCTCGACGCGCTGAAGCTCGCGGCCGAGCTGGGCGCCGAGACGGCCACGCTTGCCGGCGACGACGCGCTCGCCGCGCTGATCGGTTATGCGAAGGTGCGCAACGTGTCGAAGATCGTGGCCGGCGGCTCGTCGAAGGTCGGGCTCGCCCGCCGCTTCGCTCGGCCGTTCGGCGAGCGGCTCGCCGAGCGCGCGGGCGACGTCGACCTGATGCTGATCCGCGCATCCGCGACCGACGACGCACGTGCGGCGCCGCGCGACGCGCGCGCCCGCGACTGGCGCGACGCGTTCGCGCAGTTCGGCATGCGGCGTTCGCCGCCGCGCCATTATGTGTATGCGGCCGCGATCTGCGCGGCGATCACCGGTGTCGCGAGCATCGTGTCCGCGCGGCTGGACCTGACGAACCTCGTGATGCTGTACCTGCTTGGCGTCGTGTTCTCGGCCGTGCGGCTCGGGCGCGGCCCGGGCGTGCTGCAGTCGTTCCTGTCGGTGGCCGCGTTCGACTTCTTCTTCGTGCCGCCGCGGATGTCGTTCTCGGTCAGCGACACGCAATACCTGCTGACCTTCTTCGGGATGCTGCTCACGTCGCTCGTGATCAGCCATCTGACGTCGACGCTCACGCGTCAGGCGAGCGTCGCGCAGCATCGCGAGCGCCGCACGGGCGCGATCTACGCGATGGCGCGCGAACTCGGCGCGGCGCTGACGACCGAGCAGATCGTCGAGATCGGCAGCCGGCACGTCAGCGAGGTGTTTCGCGCGCGCGTCGCGTTCCTGCTGCCGGACAGCGCTGACCAGGTGCGGCAGAAGATCGAGGAGCCCGACGCGGCCGTGACGCTGACCGGCCCGGAGCTCGACAGCGATGTCGGCCAGTGGGTGTACGACCAGCAGAAGCCGGCCGGCCGCGGCACCGACACGCTGCCCGCGACCGCTGCGTTGTACCTGCCGCTGAAGGCGCCGATGCGCACGCGCGGCGTGCTCGCGGTCGCATCGCGCGAGCCGCGCGAACTCGAGGTGCCGGAACAGCAGCGGATGCTCGATGCGTTCGCGGCGCAGATCGCACTTGCACTCGAACGCGTGCACTACGTCGAGATCGCGCGCGACGCGCTCGTCAACATGGAATCCGAGCGGCTGCGCAATTCGCTGCTGTCGGCGATCTCGCACGACCTGCGCACGCCGCTCACCACGATCGTCGGTTTCTCGTCGATGCTCGCGAACGGGCGCGCGGCCCGTGCATCGACTGACGACGCGGCGGCGGAACGTGCCGCGCAACGCGAAGCCGAGCTGGTCGACGCGATCCACGACGAGGCGCTGCGGATGACCGGCATCGTCACGAATCTGCTCGACATGGCGCGGCTGCAGGCCGGCAGCCTGCAGCTCAAGCGTCAGTGGTCGGTGCTGGAGGAAACCGTCGGCGCCGCGCTCGCCGCGTGCAAGCGCGTGCTGGCGCGCCATCCGGTGCGCGTCGCGCTGCCGGCCGACCTGCCGCTGCTGCAGACGGATGCGGTGCTGATGGAGCGGCTGTTCGCGAACCTGTTCGAAAACGCGGCGAAGTACACGCCGGCCGACACGCCGATCGACATCGGCGCCGAACGCGTGACCGACGACGGCCGCGCGTTCGTGCGCGTGCACGTCGACGATTACGGCCCCGGCCTGCCGCCCGGGATGGAAACGCGGATCTTCGACAAGTTCACGCGCGGCGAGAAGGAATCTGCGACGCCCGGTATCGGCCTGGGCCTCGCGATCTGTCGCGCGATCGTCGACGCGCACGGCGGTACAATCGGCGCGCTCAACCGTACCGGGCCCGACGGCCGCGTGGCCGGCGCGCGCTTCTGGTTCACGCTGCCGGTCGACACGCCGCCGCCCGCGCCTGCGGTACCCGACGACGACCTCGACGCGCCCGGCGCGTCGCCTTCTTCCGAGCCGTTGCCAGACCATGAGTGA
- the kdpE gene encoding two-component system response regulator KdpE yields the protein MSEPSLTVVLIEDEKQIRRFVRAALEEEDIAVFDAETGKQGLIDAATRKPDLVIVDLGLPDTDGIDVIRELRGWSDVPVIVLSARTQEEEKVAALDAGADDYLTKPFGVSELRARIRAQLRRRNQGGANESPKVGFGNVTVDLALRQVWRDGEIVHLTPLEYRLLATLVRHAGRVLTHRQLLRDVWGPSHVESPHYLRIYMAHLRQKLERDPAQPEHIVTETGVGYRLVGAA from the coding sequence ATGAGTGAACCGAGCCTGACCGTCGTCCTGATCGAGGACGAAAAACAGATCCGCCGCTTCGTGCGCGCCGCGCTCGAGGAGGAGGACATTGCCGTGTTCGACGCGGAGACGGGCAAGCAGGGGCTGATCGATGCGGCGACCCGCAAGCCCGATCTCGTGATCGTCGACCTCGGGCTGCCCGATACCGACGGCATCGACGTGATCCGCGAATTGCGCGGCTGGTCCGACGTACCGGTCATCGTGCTGTCGGCGCGCACGCAGGAAGAGGAGAAGGTGGCCGCACTCGACGCGGGCGCCGACGACTATTTGACGAAGCCGTTCGGGGTGTCCGAGTTGCGCGCGCGGATTCGCGCGCAGCTGCGCCGGCGCAACCAGGGGGGCGCCAACGAGTCGCCGAAGGTCGGTTTCGGCAACGTGACGGTCGATCTCGCGCTGCGCCAGGTGTGGCGCGACGGCGAGATCGTGCATCTCACACCGCTCGAGTACCGGTTGCTCGCGACGCTCGTGCGGCACGCGGGGCGCGTGCTCACGCACCGCCAGCTGCTGCGCGACGTGTGGGGGCCGTCGCACGTCGAGAGCCCTCACTATCTGCGCATCTACATGGCGCATCTGCGCCAGAAGCTCGAGCGCGATCCCGCGCAGCCGGAGCACATCGTCACCGAAACGGGCGTCGGCTACCGGCTCGTCGGCGCCGCATGA
- the kdpB gene encoding potassium-transporting ATPase subunit KdpB, with the protein MTQHSATRSMFDPALLRPAIVDSFKKLTPRTQFRNPVMFCVYVGSILTTILWVAALSGQAEAPAGFILAIALWLWFTVLFANFAEALAEGRSKAQAASLRSAKKDVMAKKLNEPHPKSPIRITTASELRKGDVVLVEAGDVIPADGEVVDGVASVDESAISGESAPVIRESGGDFSSVTGGTRVLSDWIVVTVTANPGEAFLDRMIAMVEGAKRKKTPNEVALTILLVALTIVMLLATATLLPFSMFSVEAMKSGHVVTITALVALLVCLIPTTIGGLLSAIGVAGMSRMMQANVIATSGRAVEAAGDVDVLLLDKTGTITLGNRQASAFVPAPGVTEEALADAAQLSSLADETPEGRSIVVLAKERFNIRQRDMAQLHATFIGFSAQTRMSGVDLAPQGTSSGAPGREIRKGAADAIRRYVETHGSRFPEEVRRAVDDVARRGSTPLVVAELQDGVARVLGVIELKDIVKGGIKERFAELRKMGIKTVMVTGDNRLTAAAIAAEAGVDDFLAEATPETKLATIREHQAAGRLVAMTGDGTNDAPALAQADVAVAMNTGTQAAKEAGNMVDLDSNPTKLIEIVEIGKQMLMTRGSLTTFSIANDIAKYFAIIPAAFVTTYPQLKVLDIMHLTSPASAILSAVIFNALIIVALIPLALKGVTYRPLGAASLLRRNLLVYGLGGMLLPFPFIKLIDMTLAALGWA; encoded by the coding sequence ATGACTCAACATTCCGCAACACGATCCATGTTCGATCCCGCGCTGCTGCGTCCGGCGATCGTGGATTCGTTCAAGAAACTCACGCCGCGCACGCAGTTTCGCAACCCGGTGATGTTCTGCGTGTACGTCGGCAGCATCCTCACCACGATCCTGTGGGTCGCGGCGCTGTCGGGCCAGGCCGAGGCGCCGGCCGGCTTCATCCTGGCGATCGCGCTGTGGCTGTGGTTCACCGTGCTGTTCGCGAACTTCGCCGAAGCGCTCGCCGAAGGGCGTTCGAAGGCGCAGGCTGCGTCGCTGCGCAGCGCGAAGAAGGACGTGATGGCGAAGAAGCTGAACGAGCCGCACCCGAAGTCGCCGATCCGCATCACGACCGCGTCCGAACTGCGCAAGGGCGACGTCGTGCTGGTCGAGGCCGGCGACGTGATCCCGGCCGACGGCGAAGTCGTCGACGGCGTCGCATCGGTCGACGAATCGGCGATTAGCGGCGAATCCGCGCCGGTGATCCGGGAGTCGGGCGGCGACTTCTCGTCGGTGACGGGTGGCACGCGCGTGCTGTCCGACTGGATCGTCGTGACGGTCACCGCGAACCCCGGCGAGGCATTCCTCGACCGGATGATCGCGATGGTCGAAGGCGCGAAGCGCAAGAAGACGCCGAACGAAGTCGCGCTGACGATCCTGCTCGTCGCGCTGACCATCGTGATGCTGCTCGCGACCGCGACGCTGCTGCCGTTCTCGATGTTCTCGGTCGAGGCAATGAAGTCCGGCCACGTGGTGACGATTACCGCGCTCGTCGCGCTGCTCGTGTGCCTGATTCCGACGACGATCGGCGGCCTGCTGTCCGCGATCGGCGTGGCCGGGATGAGCCGGATGATGCAGGCGAACGTGATCGCAACGTCGGGCCGCGCGGTGGAAGCGGCTGGCGACGTCGACGTGCTGCTGCTCGACAAGACCGGCACGATCACGCTCGGCAACCGGCAGGCGTCGGCGTTCGTGCCCGCGCCGGGGGTGACCGAGGAAGCGCTCGCGGACGCCGCGCAGCTGTCGTCGCTCGCCGATGAAACGCCGGAAGGCCGCAGCATCGTGGTGCTCGCGAAGGAGCGCTTCAACATCCGTCAGCGCGACATGGCGCAACTGCACGCGACGTTCATCGGCTTTTCCGCGCAGACGCGGATGAGCGGCGTCGATCTGGCTCCGCAGGGAACTTCGTCCGGGGCGCCCGGCCGCGAGATCCGCAAGGGCGCGGCCGATGCGATCCGCCGCTACGTCGAGACCCACGGCAGCCGCTTCCCCGAAGAAGTGCGCCGCGCGGTGGACGACGTCGCGCGCCGCGGCAGCACGCCGCTCGTCGTGGCCGAGCTGCAGGACGGCGTTGCGCGCGTGCTCGGCGTGATCGAGCTCAAGGACATCGTGAAGGGCGGCATCAAGGAGCGCTTCGCCGAGCTGCGCAAGATGGGCATCAAGACGGTAATGGTGACGGGCGACAACCGGCTGACGGCCGCGGCGATCGCGGCGGAGGCGGGCGTCGACGACTTCCTCGCGGAAGCGACGCCGGAAACCAAGCTCGCGACGATTCGCGAGCACCAGGCGGCCGGGCGCCTCGTCGCGATGACGGGCGACGGCACCAACGACGCGCCGGCGCTCGCGCAGGCCGACGTCGCAGTCGCGATGAATACCGGCACGCAGGCGGCGAAGGAGGCCGGCAACATGGTCGACCTCGATTCGAATCCGACCAAGCTGATCGAGATCGTCGAGATCGGCAAGCAGATGCTGATGACGCGCGGCTCGCTGACGACGTTCTCGATCGCGAACGACATCGCGAAGTATTTCGCGATCATCCCGGCCGCGTTCGTGACGACGTACCCGCAACTGAAGGTGCTCGACATCATGCATCTGACGTCGCCCGCGTCGGCGATCCTGTCGGCGGTGATCTTCAACGCGCTGATCATCGTCGCGCTGATCCCGCTCGCGCTGAAGGGCGTCACGTACCGGCCGCTCGGCGCCGCGTCGCTGTTGCGCCGCAACCTGCTGGTGTACGGCCTCGGCGGCATGCTGCTGCCGTTCCCGTTCATCAAGCTGATCGACATGACGCTCGCCGCCCTGGGCTGGGCCTGA
- the sugE gene encoding quaternary ammonium compound efflux SMR transporter SugE: MAWVLLLIAGLLEVAWAAGMKSSEGFTKLGPSVLTIVTALASFALLAVAMRQLPLGTAYAVWTGIGAIGAFVFGIVVMGEALTVARVASASLIVIGLIGLKLSSAT; encoded by the coding sequence ATGGCGTGGGTATTGTTGTTGATCGCCGGTTTGCTGGAAGTGGCCTGGGCGGCCGGCATGAAATCGTCCGAGGGCTTCACGAAACTCGGACCGTCGGTATTGACGATCGTGACGGCGCTCGCCAGCTTCGCGCTGCTCGCGGTCGCGATGCGCCAGCTGCCGCTCGGCACCGCGTATGCGGTATGGACGGGCATCGGCGCGATCGGCGCGTTCGTGTTCGGCATCGTGGTGATGGGCGAGGCGTTGACCGTCGCCCGCGTCGCGAGTGCATCGTTGATCGTGATCGGGCTGATCGGCCTGAAACTGTCGTCGGCCACCTGA
- a CDS encoding group II truncated hemoglobin, whose product MTDVNDEAPSQPTAFELVGGEARVRDMVDRFYDLMDLEPEFAQIRALHPASLDGSRDKLFWFLCGWLGGPDHYISRFGHPRLRARHLPFPIASVERDQWLRCMAWAMEDIGLPEPLRERLMHSFYDTADWMRNRPG is encoded by the coding sequence ATGACCGATGTGAATGATGAGGCGCCGTCGCAGCCGACGGCGTTCGAGCTCGTGGGCGGCGAAGCCCGCGTGCGCGACATGGTGGACCGCTTTTACGACCTGATGGATCTGGAGCCCGAGTTCGCGCAGATTCGCGCGCTGCATCCGGCGTCGCTCGACGGCTCGCGCGACAAGCTGTTCTGGTTCCTGTGCGGCTGGCTCGGCGGCCCCGATCACTACATCAGCCGGTTCGGCCATCCGCGGCTGCGCGCACGGCACCTGCCGTTCCCGATCGCGTCGGTCGAGCGGGATCAGTGGCTGCGCTGCATGGCGTGGGCGATGGAAGACATCGGGCTGCCCGAGCCGCTGCGCGAACGGCTGATGCACTCGTTCTACGATACGGCCGACTGGATGCGCAACCGGCCCGGTTGA
- a CDS encoding ABC transporter permease, whose translation MTARDWRAGELTLLVLALVLAVAALTSVGFLADRLRQGLERDARQMLGADFVVRADHPVDPSFDREARSLGLRTATTAIFPSMIAPAAPGPAGGAAPSRLAAVKAVSAGYPLRGAVEIVPAGAQAALKADAIPAPGTVWADPALLDALHLKAGDTVRVGLRTFTVAASISRELDRGFSFVNFSPRLMMRADELAATGLTGYGSRVTYRLLVAGNAQAVARFEAYAHGRVDGGKLRGVGLESLQEGQPQVRQTLDRARHFLTLVALLTALLAAVAIAMAAQRYMRRHLDGCATMRCLGVSRRTLGALFALEFAGIGIVSGVAGAVLGYGGHWALLAALGSLIDVVLPSPTPWPALVGIGAALVLLLGFALPPLAPLTRVPPVRVLRRDWGDASRTAWAAYALGVMLFAALLVIAAGNLKLGLIVAGGFAGALAGFALIVRLVLYAAARAVRNARVAAGIGWRYALASLHRRGTASALQITALALGLMCLLLIAITRNDLVAGWRQSTPPDAPNQFLIDIQPDQRDDVAAWLAAHGVRDAVPAPMVRGRLVAINGKPVNPDAYPSDEARRLVDREFNLSYTTELPSDNRIVEGDWFGTSSRPQISIEAGLAKTLNVKPGDTLRFDVTGLTVDAPITSVRKLDWGSFRVNFFVLMPPPVLKDFPAVYLTSFHLPAAQAALLDPLIARYPNLTAIDVAPILAQLQRMMLQVVGAVQFLFAFTLAAGVLVLYTALAGSRDERVREAALLRALGASRAQVNAVQRAEFIVVGALAGLLASLGAIAVGSVLASRVFDFQLAVDPWLVPAGIAAGVACAGAAGWLSLHNVLRRPALQSLRDA comes from the coding sequence ATGACCGCACGCGACTGGCGCGCCGGCGAACTCACGCTGCTCGTGCTGGCACTGGTGCTGGCCGTCGCCGCGCTGACGAGCGTCGGCTTTCTCGCCGATCGCTTGCGCCAGGGGCTCGAGCGCGACGCGCGCCAGATGCTCGGCGCCGATTTCGTCGTGCGCGCCGATCATCCCGTCGACCCGTCGTTCGATCGCGAGGCTCGCTCGCTCGGGCTGCGTACCGCGACGACCGCGATTTTCCCGAGCATGATCGCGCCGGCCGCCCCGGGGCCCGCGGGCGGCGCGGCGCCGTCGCGCCTCGCGGCCGTGAAAGCAGTGTCTGCCGGCTATCCGTTGCGCGGCGCGGTCGAGATCGTGCCGGCCGGCGCGCAGGCTGCGCTGAAGGCGGACGCGATCCCCGCGCCCGGCACCGTATGGGCCGATCCCGCGCTGCTCGATGCGCTGCATCTGAAGGCGGGCGACACCGTGCGGGTCGGCCTGCGCACGTTCACGGTCGCCGCGTCGATTTCCCGCGAACTCGATCGCGGCTTCTCGTTCGTCAATTTCTCGCCGCGGCTGATGATGCGTGCGGACGAGCTCGCGGCCACCGGGCTCACCGGGTACGGCAGCCGCGTCACGTACCGGCTGCTGGTTGCCGGAAACGCGCAGGCCGTTGCGCGCTTCGAGGCCTATGCGCACGGTCGCGTCGACGGCGGCAAGCTGCGCGGCGTCGGCCTCGAATCGCTTCAGGAAGGCCAGCCGCAGGTGCGCCAGACGCTCGACCGCGCGCGTCATTTCCTGACGCTCGTCGCGCTGCTGACCGCACTGCTCGCGGCGGTCGCGATCGCGATGGCCGCGCAGCGCTACATGCGGCGCCATCTCGACGGCTGCGCGACGATGCGCTGTCTCGGTGTGAGCCGCCGCACACTCGGCGCGCTGTTCGCACTCGAATTTGCCGGCATCGGCATCGTGTCGGGCGTCGCGGGCGCGGTGCTCGGCTACGGCGGCCACTGGGCGCTGCTTGCCGCGCTCGGCAGCCTGATCGACGTCGTGCTGCCGTCGCCGACACCGTGGCCGGCGCTCGTCGGAATCGGCGCCGCGCTCGTGCTGCTGCTCGGCTTCGCTTTGCCGCCGCTGGCGCCGCTCACTCGCGTGCCGCCGGTGCGCGTGCTGCGCCGCGACTGGGGCGATGCGTCGCGCACCGCGTGGGCCGCGTATGCGCTCGGCGTCATGCTGTTCGCCGCACTGCTCGTCATCGCCGCGGGCAACCTGAAGCTCGGCCTGATCGTCGCCGGCGGGTTCGCGGGCGCGCTGGCCGGTTTCGCGCTGATCGTGCGGCTCGTGCTGTACGCGGCCGCGCGCGCGGTACGCAATGCACGCGTGGCGGCCGGTATCGGATGGCGCTACGCGCTCGCGTCGCTGCACCGGCGCGGCACGGCGAGCGCGCTCCAGATCACCGCCCTCGCGCTGGGACTGATGTGCCTGCTGCTGATCGCCATCACGCGCAACGACCTGGTTGCCGGCTGGCGGCAGTCGACGCCGCCCGATGCGCCGAACCAGTTCCTGATCGACATCCAGCCCGACCAGCGCGACGACGTCGCCGCGTGGCTCGCCGCGCACGGCGTGCGCGACGCGGTGCCCGCGCCGATGGTGCGCGGGCGGCTCGTCGCGATCAACGGCAAGCCGGTGAACCCCGATGCGTATCCGTCCGACGAAGCGCGCCGCCTCGTCGACCGCGAGTTCAATCTGTCGTATACGACCGAGTTGCCGTCCGACAACCGGATCGTCGAAGGCGACTGGTTCGGCACGTCGTCGCGTCCGCAGATTTCGATCGAGGCCGGGCTCGCGAAGACGCTGAACGTGAAGCCTGGCGACACGCTGCGTTTCGACGTGACGGGGCTCACGGTCGACGCGCCGATCACCAGCGTACGCAAGCTCGACTGGGGCTCGTTCCGCGTCAATTTTTTCGTGCTGATGCCGCCGCCGGTGCTGAAGGACTTCCCGGCCGTCTATCTTACGAGCTTTCATCTGCCGGCTGCGCAGGCGGCGCTGCTCGATCCGCTGATCGCACGCTACCCGAATCTGACCGCGATCGACGTCGCGCCGATCCTCGCGCAGTTGCAGCGGATGATGCTGCAGGTGGTCGGCGCGGTGCAGTTCCTGTTTGCGTTCACGCTCGCGGCCGGCGTGCTCGTGCTTTACACCGCGCTCGCCGGCTCGCGCGACGAGCGCGTGCGCGAGGCCGCGCTGCTGCGCGCGCTCGGCGCGTCGCGCGCGCAGGTGAATGCGGTGCAGCGCGCCGAATTCATCGTCGTCGGCGCGCTGGCCGGCCTGCTGGCGTCGTTGGGCGCGATCGCGGTCGGCTCGGTGCTCGCGTCGCGCGTGTTCGACTTCCAGCTCGCCGTCGATCCGTGGCTCGTGCCGGCGGGCATCGCGGCCGGCGTCGCGTGCGCCGGTGCGGCCGGCTGGCTGAGCCTGCATAATGTGCTGCGGCGCCCGGCGCTGCAGTCGCTGCGCGACGCATGA
- a CDS encoding DUF4126 domain-containing protein codes for MIEAISLGAGLAWASGLRLYLTVLIAGVLARVGWLHLPDTLAVLTSPWVIGAAAVLAVTEFLADKIPAFDSLWDAVHTFIRIPAGAVLAAGALGHADPTVLAVAGLAGGSLAGAAHVAKAGTRALINLSPEPISNWVASSTEDGLVFGGLALAFFVPLAFLVLLAAFIAASAWALPRLWRGVSGGFRGMANHMVSRLNSIGGKRD; via the coding sequence ATGATCGAAGCCATTTCGCTCGGCGCGGGGCTCGCGTGGGCGAGCGGGCTGCGCCTTTATCTGACGGTGCTGATCGCCGGCGTGCTCGCGCGGGTCGGCTGGCTGCATCTGCCCGATACGCTCGCGGTGCTGACGTCGCCGTGGGTGATCGGCGCCGCCGCGGTGCTCGCCGTCACCGAATTCCTCGCCGACAAAATTCCCGCGTTCGACTCGCTGTGGGACGCCGTGCACACGTTCATCCGCATTCCGGCAGGCGCGGTGCTGGCCGCCGGCGCGCTCGGCCATGCCGATCCGACCGTGCTCGCGGTCGCGGGGCTGGCCGGGGGCTCGCTCGCCGGTGCCGCGCACGTCGCGAAGGCCGGCACGCGCGCGTTGATCAACCTGTCTCCCGAGCCGATCTCGAACTGGGTCGCATCGTCCACCGAGGACGGGCTCGTGTTCGGCGGCCTCGCGCTCGCATTCTTCGTGCCGCTCGCGTTCCTGGTGCTGCTCGCGGCGTTCATCGCGGCGTCGGCGTGGGCGTTGCCGCGTCTGTGGCGTGGCGTGTCGGGCGGTTTCCGCGGGATGGCGAATCATATGGTGTCGCGGCTCAATTCGATCGGAGGCAAGCGCGATTGA
- the kdpC gene encoding potassium-transporting ATPase subunit KdpC, whose amino-acid sequence MKTLIRPLVVIFVVLTAVTGLAYPAVMTVFGQAVFPSQANGSLIEHDGKVVGSALIGQQFDAPKYFWGRLSATSPMPYNATGSGGSNLGPLNPSLADQVKARIAALRDAGTDLSKPVPADLVTASASGLDPEITPAAAAYQVERVAKARKLTTDAVAQLVAENTTGRQFGVLGEPRVNVLKLNLALDAAQAAH is encoded by the coding sequence ATGAAAACGCTGATTCGCCCCCTCGTCGTGATCTTCGTCGTGCTGACCGCCGTGACGGGGCTCGCTTACCCGGCCGTGATGACCGTGTTCGGTCAGGCCGTATTTCCATCGCAGGCGAACGGCAGCCTGATCGAGCACGACGGCAAGGTCGTCGGTTCCGCGCTGATCGGCCAGCAGTTCGACGCGCCGAAGTACTTCTGGGGCCGGCTGTCGGCCACCTCGCCGATGCCGTACAACGCGACCGGCTCCGGCGGCTCGAACCTCGGGCCGCTGAACCCGTCGCTCGCCGACCAGGTGAAGGCGCGCATCGCCGCGTTGCGCGACGCGGGCACCGATCTGTCGAAGCCGGTGCCGGCCGACCTCGTGACGGCGTCGGCGAGCGGCCTCGATCCGGAGATCACGCCGGCTGCCGCCGCGTATCAGGTCGAGCGCGTCGCGAAGGCGCGCAAGCTCACGACCGACGCGGTCGCGCAACTCGTCGCCGAGAACACGACGGGCCGCCAGTTCGGCGTACTCGGCGAGCCGCGCGTGAACGTGCTGAAGCTGAACCTCGCGCTCGACGCGGCGCAAGCCGCGCACTGA
- a CDS encoding DUF333 domain-containing protein gives MSVRLIVIAALALAASGAFAQPLPPGQQPSAPRAALANPASVNCEKLGGRHVIRDLPRGQVGMCVFKDGRVCDEWALYRDDRCVGGVGAKRASKSG, from the coding sequence ATGTCCGTCCGTCTGATCGTTATCGCTGCGCTGGCGCTTGCTGCATCGGGCGCGTTCGCGCAGCCGCTGCCGCCGGGCCAGCAGCCTTCTGCGCCGCGTGCGGCGCTCGCCAATCCCGCGTCGGTCAATTGCGAGAAACTCGGCGGCCGTCACGTGATTCGCGACCTGCCGCGCGGGCAGGTCGGCATGTGCGTGTTCAAGGACGGCCGCGTGTGCGACGAATGGGCGCTGTACCGCGACGATCGCTGCGTCGGCGGTGTCGGCGCGAAGCGCGCGTCGAAGAGCGGCTGA